In Urechidicola croceus, a single window of DNA contains:
- a CDS encoding glycosyltransferase family 117 protein: protein MNSLNYSKLNTILGWVTFTIALITYTLTLEPTVSYWDCGEYISTAVKLEVGHPPGAPLFQMLGAFFAMFTSDITQIAYMVNFMSALASAFTILFLFWTITALAKKIVVKSDKISESKTYAILGSGLVGSLAYTFSDSFWFSAVEGEVYAMSSFLMALLFWLALRWESEMDKPKGNKWLLLISFVVGLSFGVHILSLLVIPSIVFIYFFKNYKNLTTKNFILANIASILVLLFVFKFLFPFTLKYFSILEIFFVNSIGLPFNTGSIIAGLILVALFYFGLKYTRTKNLVQANTLILSILFVMIGFSSWLMLPIRANANTTINENNPSSARELLAYYNREQYGDASVFYDKYYSFIYKREQDKSQPFKNDKPKYEKNKETGKYVIVNDFKNVLPNYSDKHKGIIPRMVDPSSSVIKNYKAIADIPQSTKRRPTLIENLRFMVDFQFGYMYGRYFMWNFVGRQNDIQGNLNIHDGNWLSGIKFIDEMRLGPQSNLPDDIANNKGRNKYYFLPFILGVIGLIYQLKNDKKNFYTLLLFFAFTGLAIIFYTNPKPFEPRERDYAVVGSFYIFAIWIGFGVMAIFEFAKKYAPKKIVAIGVTILSLLAVPTLMASQNWDDHDRSNRYTSHLNAKTYLDSCDENAIMFTIGDNDTFPLWYMQEVENYRTDIKLINTSLFATDWYIDQMKRATYKAPPIPSQLTHDEYKYGTMDIAYHYPLPQFQDSIITIDYFMRWIQHKDKKGITYVETINDKFEKTYPTNKIRIPVDKEAVLKNGIVKQEDAHLIEPYIDIEIDQDGLSKNRILMLDILANNNWEHPIYFTGGASADEEYIWLKDYLQLDGVAYKFVPIKTPLNGASMFEMGRLDTDLNYNFYKELDWRNINDGKIYIDTQTRKTAVSLRNNMLRLVDNLINEGETTKAEEILDLSLEKMPIKGFYHYGMLLGYPDAYYGMGKIEKGRKTANELIEIFQEKLVYYSTFDEGYIDAVFDEIESNLLMYDQVVKTTIQYDNEEYSNKVKEEYIQHLELYSDLLE, encoded by the coding sequence ATGAATTCATTGAATTATTCAAAACTTAACACCATTTTAGGATGGGTTACATTTACTATAGCATTAATTACTTATACCCTAACTCTTGAACCTACAGTGAGCTACTGGGATTGTGGTGAATATATTTCAACAGCAGTAAAATTAGAGGTTGGTCACCCTCCTGGAGCACCTTTGTTTCAAATGCTTGGAGCATTTTTTGCAATGTTCACTTCTGATATAACTCAAATTGCCTATATGGTTAATTTTATGTCTGCTCTTGCAAGTGCATTTACAATTTTATTTTTGTTCTGGACAATTACTGCATTAGCCAAAAAAATTGTAGTAAAGTCAGATAAAATATCAGAAAGCAAAACTTATGCAATTCTTGGAAGTGGTCTAGTTGGCTCACTTGCCTATACTTTTTCTGATAGCTTTTGGTTTAGTGCCGTAGAAGGTGAAGTATATGCAATGTCTTCATTTTTAATGGCTTTATTGTTTTGGTTAGCACTACGCTGGGAGTCAGAAATGGACAAACCGAAAGGAAATAAATGGTTATTACTAATCAGTTTTGTGGTAGGGCTTTCCTTTGGAGTACATATCTTATCATTATTGGTTATCCCTTCAATAGTATTTATATATTTCTTCAAGAACTATAAAAACCTTACAACTAAGAACTTTATTTTAGCCAATATAGCATCTATTTTAGTTTTGTTATTTGTCTTTAAATTCTTATTCCCTTTTACTTTAAAATACTTTAGTATACTCGAAATATTCTTTGTTAATTCTATTGGACTTCCTTTTAATACTGGAAGTATTATAGCCGGACTTATTCTTGTTGCCCTCTTCTATTTTGGGTTAAAATACACACGTACTAAAAATTTAGTTCAAGCGAATACACTCATTTTATCTATACTCTTCGTTATGATTGGTTTCTCTTCTTGGTTAATGTTACCAATTAGGGCTAATGCAAATACCACTATTAACGAAAACAATCCATCTAGTGCTAGAGAATTATTAGCATATTATAATCGTGAGCAATATGGTGACGCAAGTGTTTTTTATGATAAATACTATTCATTTATATATAAGCGGGAACAAGATAAAAGTCAGCCTTTTAAGAATGACAAACCTAAATATGAAAAAAATAAAGAAACTGGAAAATATGTAATTGTTAACGATTTTAAAAACGTATTACCAAACTATAGCGATAAACATAAAGGAATAATACCGAGAATGGTAGATCCAAGTTCTTCAGTAATAAAAAATTACAAAGCAATTGCAGATATACCTCAAAGCACCAAACGAAGACCTACTTTAATTGAGAATCTCAGATTTATGGTTGACTTTCAATTTGGCTATATGTATGGCCGCTATTTTATGTGGAATTTTGTAGGGCGCCAAAATGATATTCAAGGAAATTTGAATATTCATGATGGAAACTGGCTTAGTGGGATTAAATTTATTGATGAAATGCGACTTGGCCCTCAATCTAATTTACCTGATGACATAGCCAATAATAAAGGAAGAAACAAATACTATTTCTTACCTTTTATACTTGGAGTGATTGGTTTAATTTATCAATTAAAGAATGATAAAAAGAATTTTTATACACTATTATTATTTTTTGCTTTTACAGGCTTAGCAATTATTTTTTATACAAATCCGAAACCATTTGAACCTAGAGAACGAGACTACGCAGTAGTTGGCTCCTTTTACATATTTGCAATTTGGATAGGATTTGGAGTAATGGCAATATTTGAATTTGCTAAAAAATATGCTCCTAAAAAAATTGTTGCTATTGGAGTTACTATTTTAAGTCTTTTGGCTGTTCCTACTTTAATGGCGAGTCAAAACTGGGATGACCATGATCGGTCAAATCGTTATACTTCTCACTTAAATGCCAAAACATATTTGGATTCTTGTGATGAAAATGCCATAATGTTTACTATTGGTGATAATGACACTTTCCCACTGTGGTACATGCAAGAAGTAGAAAACTACAGAACAGATATTAAACTTATTAACACTAGTTTATTTGCTACTGATTGGTATATAGATCAAATGAAACGCGCAACATACAAGGCACCACCTATTCCATCACAGTTAACTCACGATGAATATAAGTACGGAACTATGGATATTGCATATCATTATCCATTGCCTCAATTCCAAGATAGTATTATCACGATAGATTATTTCATGAGGTGGATTCAACATAAAGATAAAAAAGGGATTACTTATGTTGAAACCATCAATGATAAATTTGAAAAAACATACCCAACAAATAAAATAAGAATTCCTGTTGATAAAGAAGCTGTTCTTAAAAACGGTATCGTTAAACAAGAAGATGCACATTTGATTGAACCTTATATTGATATAGAAATTGATCAAGATGGGTTAAGCAAAAATAGAATTTTAATGCTAGATATTTTAGCCAATAATAATTGGGAGCATCCTATTTATTTTACTGGTGGTGCATCGGCAGATGAAGAATACATTTGGCTAAAAGATTACCTTCAATTAGATGGTGTTGCTTATAAATTTGTTCCTATTAAAACACCTTTAAATGGCGCTAGCATGTTTGAAATGGGTCGTTTAGATACAGACTTAAACTATAATTTCTATAAAGAATTAGATTGGAGAAATATCAATGACGGTAAAATTTATATAGACACACAAACTCGTAAAACTGCTGTTTCACTAAGAAACAATATGCTGAGATTAGTTGATAATTTAATCAACGAAGGAGAAACAACCAAAGCGGAAGAAATTTTAGATTTATCTCTTGAAAAAATGCCAATTAAAGGATTTTATCACTACGGAATGTTGTTAGGCTATCCTGATGCCTACTACGGTATGGGTAAAATTGAAAAAGGACGTAAAACAGCCAATGAATTAATTGAAATTTTTCAAGAAAAATTAGTCTATTATAGCACTTTTGACGAAGGATATATTGACGCTGTATTTGATGAAATAGAAAGTAATCTATTGATGTATGACCAAGTAGTTAAAACTACTATTCAATACGATAATGAAGAATATTCAAACAAAGTAAAAGAAGAATACATTCAGCATTTAGAATTGTATAGCGACTTATTAGAATAG
- a CDS encoding universal stress protein, translating to MKKILVPIDFSKQAEFAAQVAAKIAEQTNSELHLLHMLELPTDIIDPSNFGNQSNSPSTLLYMKRAQEKFEKLTKRYFLRNVKIVKSVFFHDTFDGIIKESKKQNVDLIVMGSQGVSGFDEILVGSNTEKVVRHSDVPVMVIKNEIENFELKNLVFASDFKEVYKPTLKKIIDFAKIFNAKIHLLRVITPSSFDNSYSVKEKIKQFVNGSGLEDYTVNLYNDRTIEDGVLHFGKEIDADLIAINTHGKRGLIHLFNNSISGGITNHAIRPVITFKVS from the coding sequence ATGAAAAAAATACTAGTGCCTATTGACTTTTCTAAACAAGCAGAATTTGCCGCTCAAGTGGCTGCAAAAATTGCCGAACAAACAAATAGCGAACTGCATTTATTGCATATGTTAGAATTACCAACCGACATCATTGACCCTTCTAATTTTGGAAATCAAAGTAACTCTCCATCTACACTCTTATATATGAAAAGAGCACAAGAAAAATTTGAGAAACTTACAAAGCGATACTTCTTGAGAAATGTGAAAATTGTCAAATCTGTTTTTTTTCATGATACTTTTGATGGAATTATCAAAGAAAGCAAAAAGCAAAATGTAGATTTAATTGTTATGGGTTCTCAAGGTGTCTCTGGATTTGATGAAATATTAGTTGGATCAAATACAGAGAAGGTAGTTCGCCACTCTGATGTACCTGTTATGGTAATTAAAAATGAAATTGAGAATTTTGAGTTAAAAAATTTAGTTTTTGCTTCTGATTTTAAAGAAGTTTACAAACCTACACTAAAAAAGATTATTGATTTTGCCAAAATATTTAATGCTAAAATACATCTATTAAGAGTTATTACACCATCAAGTTTTGACAACTCTTATAGTGTAAAAGAAAAAATAAAGCAATTTGTAAATGGTAGTGGGCTTGAAGATTATACTGTTAATTTATATAATGATAGAACGATTGAAGATGGAGTATTACACTTTGGTAAAGAAATTGACGCAGACCTTATTGCAATTAACACACACGGAAAAAGAGGATTAATACATTTATTTAATAATAGTATTAGTGGTGGAATTACTAATCATGCCATTAGACCAGTGATAACTTTTAAAGTTTCTTAA
- the rimP gene encoding ribosome assembly cofactor RimP codes for MNQDIVRQLVEEALAENEKLFLIELSFLADNKIYVEVDGDTGINLKECIRISRNVEHNLDREEEDFSLEVTSPDISKPLKVLRQYTKNIGRTLQVSTLEGEKFEGILTLANDNHITLEWKAREPKPIGKGKVTVQKTVEIAYKNIREAKVKIIFN; via the coding sequence ATGAATCAGGATATAGTTAGACAATTAGTTGAAGAGGCATTGGCAGAAAATGAAAAGTTGTTTTTAATTGAATTATCATTTTTGGCTGATAATAAAATTTATGTTGAAGTTGATGGAGATACTGGCATAAATCTTAAAGAATGTATCAGAATAAGTAGGAATGTTGAGCATAATTTAGACAGAGAAGAAGAAGATTTTTCACTTGAAGTTACTTCACCAGATATTTCTAAGCCTTTAAAAGTATTAAGGCAATATACAAAAAATATAGGGAGAACACTACAAGTTAGTACTCTTGAGGGTGAAAAGTTTGAAGGCATTTTAACTTTGGCAAATGATAATCATATAACGCTTGAATGGAAAGCGCGAGAGCCTAAACCAATTGGAAAAGGAAAAGTCACTGTTCAAAAGACAGTAGAAATAGCATACAAGAATATAAGAGAAGCAAAAGTGAAGATTATTTTTAATTAA
- the nusA gene encoding transcription termination factor NusA: MENIALIDSFSEFKDDKSIDRVTLMALLEEVFRTALKRKFGSDDNFDIIINPDKGDLEIWRNRVVVADGMSEDDNEEIELTEARKIEPDFEIGEDVSEEVKLIDLGRRAILALRQNLISKIHEHDSTNVFKHFKDLEGDIYSAEVHHIKHNAIILLDDDGNEIVLPKSEQIRSDYFRKGEAVRGIIKSVELRGNKPVIILSRTEPKFLEKLFEQEIPEVFDGLITIEGVARIPGEKAKVAVDSYDDRIDPVGACVGMKGSRIHGIVRELGNENIDVINYTKNDQLFIARALSPAKVTSMVIHLEEGREDGKKGRVDVYLKPEEVSKAIGRSGVNIRLASQLTGYDLDVQREGVEDEDVELTEFSDEIEGWVIKEFQNVGLDTAKSVLDQNVAELVKRTDLEEETIIEVQNILRSEFEN; encoded by the coding sequence ATGGAGAACATAGCATTAATAGACTCATTTTCAGAGTTTAAAGACGACAAAAGTATTGATAGGGTTACGCTTATGGCGTTGTTGGAAGAAGTTTTCAGAACAGCTTTGAAAAGAAAATTTGGATCTGATGATAATTTTGATATTATTATCAATCCAGATAAAGGTGATTTGGAAATTTGGAGAAATAGAGTAGTTGTTGCTGATGGAATGTCAGAAGACGATAATGAAGAAATTGAATTAACTGAAGCTCGAAAAATTGAACCAGATTTTGAAATAGGTGAAGACGTGTCGGAAGAAGTTAAATTAATAGATTTAGGTCGTAGAGCAATATTAGCTTTACGTCAGAATTTAATTTCAAAAATTCATGAACATGATAGTACAAATGTATTTAAACATTTCAAGGATTTAGAGGGAGATATCTATAGTGCAGAAGTTCATCATATAAAGCACAATGCAATTATTTTATTAGATGATGATGGTAATGAAATTGTATTGCCAAAAAGTGAGCAAATTCGTTCAGATTATTTTAGAAAAGGTGAGGCCGTTAGAGGTATAATCAAATCTGTAGAATTAAGAGGAAATAAACCAGTAATTATACTGTCAAGAACAGAACCTAAATTTTTAGAAAAATTATTTGAACAAGAAATTCCTGAAGTTTTCGATGGTTTAATCACAATTGAAGGAGTAGCAAGGATTCCAGGTGAAAAAGCAAAAGTTGCTGTAGATTCATATGATGACAGAATTGATCCAGTTGGAGCATGTGTTGGGATGAAAGGTTCAAGAATTCATGGAATTGTTCGTGAATTAGGAAATGAAAATATTGACGTTATTAATTATACCAAAAATGACCAGTTATTTATTGCAAGAGCATTAAGTCCTGCTAAAGTAACTTCTATGGTAATTCATTTAGAAGAAGGTCGAGAAGATGGTAAGAAAGGTAGAGTTGATGTATATTTAAAACCTGAAGAGGTTTCAAAAGCAATCGGAAGAAGCGGAGTAAATATTCGTTTAGCAAGTCAGTTAACAGGATATGATCTTGATGTTCAACGTGAAGGTGTTGAAGATGAAGATGTGGAATTAACTGAATTTTCTGATGAAATTGAAGGATGGGTAATAAAGGAATTCCAAAACGTTGGTTTAGATACTGCTAAAAGTGTACTAGACCAAAATGTTGCCGAATTAGTTAAAAGAACTGATTTAGAGGAAGAAACTATTATTGAAGTTCAAAACATATTACGATCAGAATTTGAAAATTAA
- the infB gene encoding translation initiation factor IF-2 yields MAENKTMRLNKVLRELNISLDRAVEHLASKGIEIEARPTTKISGEEYNVLLDGFQTDRSKKAESKEVSEEKRKEKEALALERAAKLEKQRLEEEAKNQELLKAKQEVLKAKAEKLEVKTVGKIDLNPKIVEKTEEKPEPIEPQKPVEVVVEKPVEKVEVPKEVKKEKPVVKKPEVKVEKPVQKKIVKPTIQEVPNEPGTIETQYKKLDGPKLAGKIDLKQFEKPKKKKPEDTKKPTRGTSSDNKPKRKRIRKDFKPSTGQTNQRPGFRGKPQSGQGRRNIVKEEPSEADVQKQVRETLEKLQGKSKKSKGAKYRREKRDSHRQQSEIDQELAAAESKVLKVTEFVTVSEIATMMDIPVTKIIGACMSLGMMVTMNQRLDAETLTIVAEEFDHTVEFVSAEVEDAIVEEEDSAEDLEARAPIITVMGHVDHGKTSLLDYIRKANVIAGESGGITQHIGAYGVQLESGQKIAFLDTPGHEAFTAMRARGAQVTDLVIIVVAADDDVMPQTKEAISHAQAAGVPIVFAINKVDRPAANPDKIKEQLAAMNLLVEDWGGKIQSHDISAKTGQGISELLEKVLLEAEMLDLKANPNKRAVGTVVEAYLDKGRGFVSTILVQEGTLTIGDYILAGKNSGKVKAMFNERGNAMEKAGPSTPVSILGLDGAPQAGDRFHVFEDEREAKQIASKRSQLQREQSVRTQKHITLDEIGRRIALGDFKELNIILKGDVDGSVEALTDSFQKLSTDEIQVNILHKGVGAITESDVLLASASEAIIIGFNVRPAGNARMIADKEEIDIRTYSIIYDAINDLRDAMEGMLSPEMKEEITGNVEIREVYKISKVGNIAGCMVMSGKIMRNSLIRIIRDGVVVHSGELTTLKRFKDDVKEVTKGYDCGIQIKNFNDIKIGDVIEAYEEIAVKKKLKK; encoded by the coding sequence ATGGCTGAAAACAAAACAATGCGACTTAATAAAGTTTTACGAGAGTTAAATATTTCGTTAGATAGAGCTGTTGAGCACCTGGCAAGTAAGGGAATTGAAATTGAAGCGCGTCCAACAACTAAAATATCTGGCGAAGAATACAACGTATTGCTTGATGGTTTTCAAACAGATAGAAGTAAAAAAGCGGAATCTAAGGAAGTTAGCGAAGAGAAGAGGAAAGAAAAAGAAGCTTTGGCATTAGAACGCGCAGCTAAACTCGAAAAACAAAGACTTGAAGAAGAAGCCAAAAATCAAGAACTTTTAAAAGCTAAACAAGAGGTTTTAAAAGCAAAAGCTGAAAAACTTGAAGTAAAAACTGTTGGAAAGATTGATTTAAATCCTAAGATAGTTGAAAAAACTGAAGAAAAGCCAGAGCCAATTGAACCACAAAAGCCTGTAGAAGTTGTAGTTGAGAAACCAGTTGAAAAGGTTGAAGTTCCTAAGGAGGTTAAAAAAGAAAAACCAGTAGTAAAAAAACCTGAAGTTAAGGTTGAAAAGCCAGTTCAGAAAAAAATTGTAAAACCTACTATTCAAGAAGTTCCTAACGAACCCGGAACAATTGAAACTCAATATAAAAAACTTGACGGGCCAAAACTTGCAGGAAAAATTGATTTAAAACAATTTGAAAAGCCAAAAAAGAAAAAGCCAGAAGATACTAAAAAACCTACTCGAGGAACTTCATCGGATAATAAACCGAAAAGAAAACGAATCAGAAAAGATTTTAAACCTTCAACAGGTCAAACAAATCAAAGACCTGGATTTAGAGGTAAGCCTCAAAGTGGTCAAGGTAGACGAAATATTGTTAAAGAAGAACCATCTGAAGCAGATGTTCAAAAACAAGTAAGAGAGACACTTGAAAAACTTCAAGGAAAATCGAAAAAGTCTAAAGGAGCAAAATACCGTAGAGAAAAAAGAGATTCGCACCGTCAACAATCAGAAATTGATCAAGAATTAGCAGCAGCTGAAAGTAAAGTATTAAAAGTTACTGAATTTGTTACTGTGAGTGAAATTGCAACAATGATGGATATCCCAGTAACTAAAATTATTGGAGCTTGTATGTCATTAGGTATGATGGTAACAATGAATCAACGATTAGACGCTGAAACATTAACAATTGTTGCTGAAGAATTTGATCATACTGTAGAATTTGTTAGTGCAGAAGTTGAAGATGCAATTGTAGAAGAAGAAGATTCAGCAGAAGATTTAGAAGCAAGGGCGCCAATCATTACAGTAATGGGTCATGTTGATCATGGTAAAACATCGTTGCTAGATTATATTCGAAAAGCTAATGTGATTGCTGGTGAATCAGGTGGAATTACACAACATATTGGAGCCTATGGAGTTCAATTAGAAAGTGGTCAAAAAATTGCATTTTTAGATACACCTGGTCACGAGGCCTTTACAGCAATGCGTGCTCGTGGAGCTCAAGTTACAGATCTTGTAATTATTGTTGTAGCTGCAGATGATGATGTAATGCCTCAAACAAAAGAAGCAATTAGTCATGCGCAAGCTGCAGGAGTACCAATTGTATTTGCAATAAATAAAGTTGATAGACCAGCTGCAAATCCTGATAAAATTAAGGAGCAATTAGCAGCAATGAATTTATTAGTTGAAGATTGGGGAGGAAAAATTCAATCGCATGATATTTCAGCCAAAACAGGTCAAGGAATATCAGAATTATTAGAAAAAGTATTGCTTGAAGCAGAAATGCTTGATTTAAAGGCAAACCCAAATAAAAGAGCGGTTGGAACAGTAGTAGAGGCATACTTAGATAAAGGTAGAGGATTTGTTTCTACAATCTTAGTACAAGAAGGAACTTTAACTATAGGTGATTATATACTTGCTGGAAAAAATAGTGGAAAAGTAAAGGCCATGTTTAATGAGCGAGGAAATGCTATGGAAAAAGCAGGACCATCAACTCCAGTTTCAATTTTAGGATTAGATGGAGCACCACAAGCAGGTGATAGATTCCACGTATTTGAAGATGAAAGAGAAGCTAAACAAATAGCTTCTAAAAGATCTCAATTACAACGTGAACAATCAGTAAGAACTCAAAAACATATTACGCTAGATGAAATAGGTCGTCGTATTGCACTTGGAGACTTTAAAGAACTTAATATTATTCTAAAAGGTGATGTTGATGGATCTGTAGAAGCACTGACTGATTCATTCCAAAAATTATCTACTGACGAAATTCAAGTAAATATTTTACACAAAGGTGTAGGTGCAATTACCGAATCAGATGTATTATTAGCATCTGCATCTGAAGCAATTATTATCGGATTTAACGTAAGACCTGCTGGAAATGCAAGAATGATTGCTGACAAAGAAGAAATCGACATCCGTACATATTCTATCATCTATGATGCAATCAATGATTTACGTGATGCTATGGAAGGTATGTTATCTCCAGAAATGAAAGAAGAAATAACAGGAAATGTTGAAATTAGAGAGGTTTATAAAATTTCAAAAGTTGGAAACATTGCTGGATGTATGGTCATGAGTGGTAAAATAATGAGAAACTCATTAATTAGAATCATACGTGATGGTGTTGTTGTTCACTCAGGCGAATTAACAACGTTAAAACGTTTCAAAGATGATGTTAAAGAAGTAACTAAAGGATATGATTGTGGTATTCAAATTAAGAACTTCAATGATATTAAAATTGGTGATGTAATAGAAGCTTATGAAGAAATTGCAGTTAAAAAGAAACTGAAAAAATAA
- a CDS encoding SPOR domain-containing protein: MNIKKILIPSLSLSLLLSLSAFSQENDKINEILSKRIEYNKNNRTGKGFKIQLYNGNETTAYRVKGNFEAEFGIVAVLSYESPEWKVRVGNYKTRLEADRALLVIKEKFGGAIILETKINL, from the coding sequence ATGAATATTAAAAAAATATTAATTCCTAGTCTTTCACTAAGTTTACTACTTAGTTTGAGTGCATTTTCTCAAGAAAATGATAAAATTAATGAGATTCTTTCAAAAAGAATTGAATACAATAAGAATAATCGTACTGGTAAGGGATTTAAAATTCAATTATACAATGGGAATGAAACTACCGCTTACAGAGTAAAAGGAAATTTCGAAGCAGAGTTTGGTATAGTTGCTGTATTGAGTTACGAATCTCCTGAATGGAAAGTTAGAGTGGGAAATTATAAAACAAGACTTGAAGCTGATAGAGCTTTACTTGTAATTAAAGAAAAATTTGGAGGGGCAATTATATTAGAAACGAAAATAAATTTATAG
- a CDS encoding c-type cytochrome gives MKSVKKHSLTTRLAFSSLAFLFFFTLNLSAQGDVANGKKLFNANCAACHKLDKKLVGPGLTESFNKRENDWLKAWIKDNAAFQKVDADAKAAADFSPTSMTAFPQLSDKDIDDIIAYGVAIPVKKDVVTTGESVVGQPVEKDNTLTYILAAIVGVLLLLVFNLYRSVNELKGVAPKRLTLTEQAQGVWEAFKGNKFLHFLLVIFFLLSSAFIAFGWLSQVGVDQGYQPIQPIEFSHKIHAGDNKIDCQYCHSSAKHSKTSGIPSANVCMNCHKSIAEVGDDTVLGTKGKEDLDKEIQKLYKAVGWDSENLVYTGETTPIEWVRIHNLPDFAYFNHSQHVTVAGIACQKCHGPVEEMDEVYQYAPLTMGWCIDCHRETEIDMTENGYYKKIHEQLAQKYGVEKVTEAQMGGMECGKCHY, from the coding sequence ATGAAAAGCGTGAAAAAACACAGTCTAACAACAAGATTAGCGTTCAGTAGTTTAGCTTTCCTATTCTTTTTCACTTTAAACTTATCGGCTCAAGGCGATGTGGCAAATGGTAAAAAACTATTTAATGCCAATTGTGCTGCGTGTCATAAATTAGATAAGAAATTAGTAGGTCCAGGATTGACAGAATCATTTAATAAAAGAGAAAATGATTGGTTGAAAGCTTGGATAAAGGATAATGCTGCATTTCAAAAGGTTGATGCAGACGCAAAAGCAGCAGCAGATTTTAGTCCAACATCGATGACAGCATTTCCTCAATTGTCTGATAAAGATATTGATGATATTATAGCTTATGGAGTAGCAATACCTGTAAAAAAAGATGTAGTAACAACAGGAGAAAGTGTCGTAGGGCAACCAGTTGAAAAGGATAATACTCTAACTTATATTTTAGCAGCAATTGTTGGCGTATTATTGTTATTGGTTTTTAATCTTTATCGATCAGTTAATGAGTTAAAGGGAGTTGCACCAAAGAGATTAACATTAACTGAGCAGGCTCAAGGTGTATGGGAGGCTTTTAAAGGAAATAAATTCTTACATTTCTTGTTGGTAATTTTCTTTTTACTTTCTTCAGCGTTTATTGCATTCGGATGGTTGTCGCAAGTTGGAGTTGATCAAGGGTATCAACCAATTCAGCCAATTGAGTTTTCACATAAAATTCACGCTGGTGATAATAAGATAGATTGTCAATATTGTCATTCTTCTGCAAAACATAGTAAGACTTCTGGAATTCCATCAGCAAATGTATGTATGAATTGTCATAAGAGTATTGCCGAAGTTGGAGATGATACAGTTCTTGGTACAAAAGGAAAAGAAGATTTGGATAAAGAAATACAAAAATTGTATAAAGCAGTTGGTTGGGATTCTGAAAATTTAGTTTATACAGGAGAGACTACGCCAATTGAATGGGTTCGTATTCACAATTTGCCAGATTTCGCATATTTTAACCACTCACAACACGTAACTGTTGCTGGTATAGCATGTCAAAAATGTCATGGACCAGTTGAAGAGATGGATGAAGTATATCAATATGCTCCACTAACAATGGGATGGTGTATTGACTGTCATAGAGAGACAGAAATTGATATGACTGAAAATGGGTATTATAAAAAAATCCATGAGCAACTAGCTCAAAAATATGGTGTAGAGAAAGTGACTGAAGCTCAGATGGGTGGAATGGAATGTGGTAAGTGTCACTACTAA